A stretch of Telopea speciosissima isolate NSW1024214 ecotype Mountain lineage chromosome 11, Tspe_v1, whole genome shotgun sequence DNA encodes these proteins:
- the LOC122645512 gene encoding stearoyl-[acyl-carrier-protein] 9-desaturase 6, chloroplastic-like yields the protein MQQAQGICNPQHFSIPGNIRNLPPHHVRTTTSKFRRQSISAVASPPRPCGTVTHSMPPEKVEVFRSLDNWATQTILPMLKPVEQSWQPHDFLPDSTQSSDSFIDQVRALREQTSRLPDDYLVVLVGDMITEEALPTYMSMINRFDGVNDETGSSPDPWSVWTRGWTAEENRHGDLLKTYLYLSGRVNMPTVERSIQYLIGAGMDTGLENNPYLGFVYTSFQERATFVSHGNTARLAKENGDLALARICGIIASDEKRHENAYIKMVEKLLEVDPTDTMLAISDMMHKNITMPAHLMYDGQDPHLFHHFSAVAQRLGVYTARDYADILDFLVGRWKLEKLEGLSSSGQQAQDFVCGLAPRLRKLQERADLRAQQMQPQSARFSWIFNREVTL from the coding sequence ATGCAGCAAGCACAGGGCATTTGCAATCCACAACACTTCTCCATCCCCGGAAATATCCGGAATCTGCCACCTCATCATGTAAGAACCACCACTTCCAAATTCCGGCGACAATCAATCTCAGCAGTAGCATCGCCACCACGCCCATGTGGTACAGTCACCCACTCGATGCCACCGGAGAAGGTAGAGGTTTTCAGATCTCTTGATAACTGGGCCACTCAAACCATCCTTCCTATGCTAAAGCCAGTAGAACAATCCTGGCAGCCACATGATTTCTTACCAGACTCAACCCAGTCGTCCGATTCATTCATAGACCAAGTACGGGCCTTACGTGAACAAACCTCTAGATTACCTGACGATTACTTGGTGGTGTTGGTTGGTGATATGATCACTGAAGAAGCTCTCCCCACATACATGTCCATGATAAACCGGTTTGACGGGGTTAATGATGAGACCGGTTCTAGCCCGGACCCTTGGTCTGTTTGGACCAGGGGTTGGACCGCTGAAGAGAACCGGCACGGTGATCTTCTCAAGACGTACCTTTACCTGTCCGGTCGCGTCAACATGCCTACGGTGGAGCGTTCTATCCAGTACCTCATCGGTGCAGGGATGGACACTGGATTGGAGAACAACCCTTACTTGGGATTCGTGTACACATCATTCCAAGAGAGGGCAACATTCGTGTCTCACGGCAACACCGCTCGTTTAGCGAAGGAGAATGGCGATCTGGCGCTGGCACGTATATGCGGTATAATAGCATCGGACGAGAAGCGACATGAGAATGCTTATATCAAGATGGTGGAGAAGCTATTAGAAGTGGACCCCACTGACACCATGTTGGCGATCTCTGATATGATGCACAAGAACATCACGATGCCTGCACATCTGATGTACGATGGTCAGGACCCACATTTGTTCCACCACTTCTCTGCTGTTGCACAGAGGCTTGGCGTCTACACGGCCAGAGACTATGCAGATATATTGGATTTCTTGGTTGGGAGATGGAAGCTGGAGAAGCTGGAAGGACTGAGCAGCTCTGGGCAACAAGCGCAGGATTTCGTGTGTGGGTTGGCACCCAGGCTTCGAAAGCTACAAGAGCGAGCTGATCTGAGGGCCCAACAGATGCAGCCACAAAGTGCACGGTTCAGCTGGATATTCAACAGGGAGGTCACTTTGTAA
- the LOC122645120 gene encoding uncharacterized mitochondrial protein AtMg00810-like encodes MDPSLFIFCKGTLLIYVLIYVDDIIVTSNNTSKIISLLSKLAMEFSIKDLGPLYFFLGIEVIPQTKGVLLCQGRYIKDLLERKGMRDCKPISMPMATSPPSDTGGALMADPTHYRSIVGALQYVTLTHPDVAFSVNRVCQFMHAPTESHWAMVKRILRYLKGTMSYGLFLQRSSTHSLQAFSDADWAGSGSDRRSTGAYAIFLGPNLISWNSRKQKTVACSSTESKYKALADASAELIWLEALFKEIGFPLQGPPIL; translated from the coding sequence ATGGATCCGtcattgtttattttttgcaaGGGAACATTATTGATCTATGTTcttatttatgtggatgacataatTGTGACTAGCAACAACACCAGTAAGATAATATCTCTGCTCTCTAAGCTGGCTATGGAATTTTCTATTAAAGATCTGGGTCCGCTTTACTTTTTCTTGGGGATCGAGGTCATTCCGCAGACAAAGGGTGTTCTTCTCTGTCAAGGACGATATATCAAGGATCTCCTAGAGCGTAAGGGTATGCGTGATTGTAAGCCTATCTCTATGCCTATGGCCACTTCTCCCCCTTCTGACACAGGGGGTGCTCTTATGGCTGATCCTACCCACTATCGATCTATTGTAGGCGCGTTACAGTATGTTACCTTGACTCACCCCGATGTGGCCTTCTCTGTTAATCGGGtttgtcagtttatgcatgcacctaCTGAATCTCATTGGGCTATGGTAAAGCGTATCTTACGCTATTTGAAAGGCACCATGAGTTATGGCTTATTCCTTCAACGGTCCTCCACACATTCTCTACAGGcattttctgatgcagattgggctggtagTGGCTCCGATCGTCGATCTACGGGTGCATATGCAATCTTTTTGGGTCCCAACTTGATCTCCTGGAACTCTCGTAAGCAGAAAACTGTGGCCTGCAGCTCCACTGAGTCCAAGTATAAAGCCCTTGCAGATGCTTCTGCGGAGTTGATTTGGCTGGAGGCTCTTTTCAAGGAAATTGGTTTCCCCCTCCAAGGCCCGCCCATTCTCTGA
- the LOC122645511 gene encoding stearoyl-[acyl-carrier-protein] 9-desaturase 6, chloroplastic-like, with amino-acid sequence MQQAQAISNPQHFSIPGNCRNLPRHHVRTPAATGLKLRRQSISAVASPPRPCETVTHSMPPEKIEVFRSLDNWATQTILPMLKPVEKSWQPHDFLPDSTQSSDSFMDQVRALREQTSRLPDDYLVVLVGDMITEEALPTYMSMINRFDGVTDETGASSDPWSVWTRCWTAEENRHGDLLKTYLYLSGRVNMPTVERSIQYLIGAGMDTGLENNPYLGFVYTSFQERATFISHGNTARLAKENGDLALARICGIIASDEKRHENAYIKMVEKLLEVDPSDTMLAISDMMRKNITMPAHLMYDGQDPHLFHHFSAVAQRLGVYTAKDYADILDFLVGRWKLENLEGLSSSAQQAQDFVCGLAPRLRKLQERADLRAQKMQPQSVRFSWIFNKEVTL; translated from the coding sequence atgcaGCAAGCACAGGCCATTTCCAACCCACAGCACTTTTCCATCCCCGGAAACTGCCGAAATCTGCCTCGTCATCATGTAAGAACCCCAGCGGCAACCGGTTTGAAACTCCGACGACAATCAATCTCAGCAGTGGCATCGCCACCACGTCCATGTGAGACAGTAACACACTCGATGCCACCGGAAAAGATAGAGGTGTTCAGATCTCTTGATAACTGGGCCACTCAAACCATCCTCCCAATGCTAAAGCCAGTAGAGAAATCCTGGCAGCCACATGATTTCTTGCCGGATTCCACCCAGTCGTCCGATTCATTCATGGACCAAGTCCGTGCCCTACGTGAACAAACCTCTAGATTGCCCGACGATTACTTGGTGGTGTTGGTGGGTGATATGATCACTGAAGAGGCTCTCCCCACATACATGTCCATGATAAACCGGTTCGATGGGGTTACGGATGAGACCGGGGCGAGTTCAGACCCTTGGTCTGTTTGGACCAGGTGTTGGACCGCCGAAGAGAACCGGCACGGTGATCTTCTCAAGACTTACCTTTATCTATCTGGACGCGTCAACATGCCTACAGTGGAGCGTTCTATCCAGTACCTCATCGGTGCAGGGATGGACACTGGATTGGAAAACAATCCTTACTTGGGATTCGTGTACACATCATTCCAAGAAAGAGCTACATTCATATCCCACGGCAACACAGCTCGTTTGGCGAAGGAGAATGGTGATCTGGCGCTTGCACGCATATGTGGCATAATAGCATCGGACGAGAAGCGACATGAGAATGCTTATATCAAGATGGTGGAGAAGCTACTAGAAGTAGACCCCAGTGACACTATGTTGGCGATCTCTGATATGATGCGAAAGAACATCACGATGCCTGCACATTTGATGTACGATGGTCAAGACCCACATTTGTTCCACCACTTCTCTGCCGTTGCACAGAGGCTTGGTGTCTACACAGCCAAAGACTATGCAGATATATTGGATTTCTTGGTTGGGAGATGGAAGCTGGAGAATCTGGAGGGACTAAGCAGCTCTGCACAACAAGCGCAGGATTTCGTGTGTGGGTTGGCACCCAGGCTTCGGAAACTACAAGAACGAGCTGATCTGAGGGCTCAAAAGATGCAGCCACAAAGTGTGCGGTTCAGTTGGATATTCAACAAGGAGGTCACTTTGTGA